The Quercus lobata isolate SW786 chromosome 9, ValleyOak3.0 Primary Assembly, whole genome shotgun sequence region acacattagagttctaaatacataaactcctaaactttagaacctaaacTACAGGTTTAGTATAAAACACATACAACAAGAAAAAACAATTGACGAGGAACAGAAAAGCAATGCTCACATAATGTAATTGTTAGGAATGGCTAAACATCAAAGTGAAAAAATGACAACATTTACAGTGTTCGTCCTTTTACAATGTCAAGGCTCATTTCACTAGAGTCTGTTGCTTGCAACTCAACTTGAATTCCATCCAGTTGACTCTTGAATCTATCCTCGGAGCTGGCATAGACCACCTTATTTCTCCCTTTGAAGAAAAGTGACCTGAAAACAAGAGAGTTAACTTTCACAAACACCATTGTGTATCAAATTGTTATTTTGGCCTTCAATATATGATCAATTGCCTCCAAAGAGGAGCAATGTTAGCCTGGAAGCCAAATATTATTTGGCATCCATTTTCTAGTTCCATTGTGTCATTACTTATTAGAATTTTGTGAGAATTTCCATTACTCCTAGAAGCAAAAATTTtcgtacttttttttctcaaaaaagcagaaaatttGTTCTTTGAATGTTAATCGAAAGATTTACTCATTACTATACATTTtgctttttttctctatttcaataTGCCACTAGTATATACACTAAAGGACTAGTCTTTAAGCATTCATATAGACTGTTGGAGAAAATCTAAATTACCATGcactgaaaagaaaattttgcttttCTGGAAATTCTGATCAGTggtgaaatcaaaattaaagatagtaatGCGGCACTCACTGGCAGGCTGAGATGCGGTGAAGTCCACATAGGCTTCATCTGGGATTCCAAGTTTCTCTACCACCACTTCTTGATTCTCAATCTTGAAAATAATAAACCTGCAGTTACTCTTTGCTATATGCTCCAAGAACTTCTGTTTACATTCATCACTCACATCCATACAAAACACCACATTTGCCTAACCCaaagattttattttggaaggaaaaaaaacatgtaCACATCACAAAcatatttacatatataaataaattattaaagttaATAGGATCTATTTGtttcagaagaaaaaaatatcaagaaatAATGAATGGTGAGTTGATTTAAGTTAAGGGAAcaaaaaaggtaaaagaaaaccaaaaatagcATTAGTACAAGTAGTTAAAAAGGACACGTTAATTGATtctataaagaaaaagaaaaaaatcatcttgACTAAGAAAGTGATAGAGGCTATAACTTCAAATAGAATATAATAtaggaaaagaatacatgtgaccAATCCTAATTAATCTTGTTGAGAATCTACAATTGACCCCAAAAAATttaagactaaaatttttgtttttattgcatATTTGCAATTCATTTTCATATGCTGtcataaatcataattttaGACAAAGCATATcgtcattactttttttttttgagaaacatcaTATTGCTATAATGTTATGGCATAACAAACATGTGGACTTCGAGACATGACCAAAACGCACTTTGAAATGGCCCTCCTTTTCTGATTGTGGGGCACAAAGTGTAAGAGATGATGGTAGTAGGCTAATAGCTACCTGCtgtgtattttgtcaaaatgCACTAGTCGAATCCCTCCCTACAAAGTATTACCATATTGTGGTGATTATTACTGTGGTCATGTGATTTTGTAGGCTGTTAATTTTGGGCATAAGTGATACTTAATTTGTTAGGGTCTATTCATAGTTCTCAATTGATATTAAAGTCTACTCTCActaaaatatgaattaatttCATGAGTATGATCCTTGAATATGTTGTCAAAGGATACGTTTTACAATTTGTTTCTTCGTGAACAATAAGGACGTCTTACATTCCTCTTGTAGGACTCTTTATCATTTACAGATTAACCTAAGAGTTCTCATGTGCCAGCTTAATTTAATTTAAGGGTCAAAATCCCTTAAATTATAGGGTTTAGCTTTTAACTTATAAAATTGTAAAGTTTACtttgaaaaattcattaaattatagtgggttttttttttaattttttttatagagactGTATTCAACCAATTTGGTGGCAAATTATAGGGTGCAATTAGTATATTATAAAACTTAAACTATAgcatttaatttgaaattaccCAAAACtatggagaaattttttttttttttttttaaataagagtttcaatctatggcgttcgctcctgatgatagttatttatcatcagaccaagataccaGTCAATTTTTTATGTAGGTGGAGATTGAACTttaaatctcttatacaactattagagactttactaattgaactaACTGAAACTCATCTATAGAAAATTTATAAGCTTAAAAAAGCCcctttctcaaccaaaaaaaaaaaaaagttaaaaaaagccCATTTAGCTCCGTAGTGGGCTACATTGTTGCAGTTTCTGTGAACCCAGCAGAAAAACAACCCTTTTCCGAGTTGAAGAAGGAAACCAAGGCCTCAATTCTTGTGCTACGAGTCTATATGACTTCCGAATCTGATCCCAGCCCATTGATTCAGTATTCACCACCACGGCACCACCTCTGTTTCCAAAgcaattttacccaaaacagtCCTAAACTCCTCACTCTTATTGACACTGCCGCACAACCCAAAGCTGAAATATGTTGGATATGGCCCATAGCCGCAACCACAACAAACATGTTTTGCACATGGGCCAAACCAAATATCATAGgtcaattctttttctttttctttttgggcctTCTGGGTGTGggaattttgtgaaaaatattgaggaTTTTGTTGAAGAAATGTGAAAGATTGAGAATGGCCAATTTGGTAGGGAAGAATTGCAGAAGCTCAGTCGGATTCTATAAAAGCAAATAAGTGCAGGATAATGATTGAATTTTCCAGCCTTACCGAAACAGTGTTGGCTGTGctgcatatatataatatgtgttTGAGTTACAAATTACAAGAGGATAAAGTTACAGACAGAAGGagtttaaaatacaaaaaaaagtcTATCTTGAAATACAAAAGAAGTCTATCTTTAACATCTATTCTTATCACTAGCTTGATTGTTATCTGCACAACTCTTTTGAATTTTGGAATTCAAAGACTCCTCTTTATCACAACTAGCTTGGATTTGTTGCTGATCTTATCCTTAACAGATTCTGTAGGGAATTTCTTCTAATTAGTGAGGACTTGTCAATACATTAGTTGAATGACATGCCTTTCTCCTTATATTTCCAAAATAGTATATATACGTATATGTCAAAAACTTAGGCAGAGTATCTTACTTTTGTAATTGAATTCAAGCAATGCAGGAAAAGTTGTGTAGTGTTACCTAAATTGAATAACCTAATATTTCCttggttataaaaaaaaaaaaaaaaaagttcaacaCCTAAGAAATTATAATTAAGGACATTAaaactttttcacaatttaCTAAGATTGCAAGTTGTGAATAAAACATCACTTTCACATGGAATTACAATTGACACTCACTTTATTATGTCTCAATCACAATGGACTATATTAGCTTAATTGTGAAAAATTCCTAACACGTGTCTTGCATAGAGCTCTCTAGCCATTTGCCATCGGACCATATCTTCACTGTGCTTCTACCAGTTGAAACTATTTTACCTAGTTTAAAACAAGGCCCTTGAATTGAATGGAAGATAACATTTGATTGGAAAATTCTAGATCTTACTCAATGTTAAGATGATTAATGAAacgaaatgaaaaaaagaagattacaaaatatagaatttttGCATGGACCAAATTTTGAAAGATGCTAGTGattcaattttattgttaatggtttttttttttttaaaaaaaaaaaaaattaaagagggAGTATCAGATTTGATTGAATGAATATTCTGATTAATCTGAATAACTTGATGTTACaaagatatttattttatatacaacCAATAGAAGAGGGAAAACACTAACTAACTTAACTAACAACTAATCCTAACAAACTCTATAGTTGTACATTTAAGTGATCACGTGTTTATCATGTGCTAActaaaactaacaaaactaCAAGTAGCTTTATACAAAGAAAACAATAGCAAGCTAGGCTACAGTCGTTTTAGCAGATTTATTCTTTTCTGCAGATTCAATGTTCTTTTCTGCCGACTCAGTTTCTCCTCGACCTTCCTCATTCTGCAGCTTTGATCATTGACAGGGAGAAAAGACTTAGAAGCAACAGAATTTGGAAAATCCTAATTCCTTGGTGTGCTGATCAAAGGAAAATAATACTTACGTAGTCAACAAGTCCCCaacaaaaaggcaaaaaagaagtcaaaaagtcaaattttgtgtATGCAGCCAACTAGCCATGCAGGGAAGTTGGTGAAGTAGCCTATATTATATTATCATGGAACTTCAACCTGCTAAGAACCTTCACAGTTGGCTTTTGAACCCGTCTCTTCCCTTTTTACTGCTTCATCATGGATAATTCTTCTGCAAGTCATCTACTTTTCTTACTATGGTTCTTTGCAGCAACGTTCAGCTTCTGCAAAGGAAACTCAAATGTCTCTTGcaatgaaaaagagaaacaagCACTTCTAATCTTCAAAAGAGGTCTCACTAATTCTGGGAACACACTCTCATCCTGGTCTGACCAAGAAGACTGTTGTAGATGGGAAGGAGTTCTTTGTGACAACAAAACCGGTAGAGTTAGAGAGCTCCACGTTGGTGATCTCAACTTACAAGGTGAGATCAGTCATTTTTTGCTTGAATTAGAATATTTGCATTACTTGGActtgagttttattaattttaattgtactCGTATTCCAAGTTTCCTTGGTTCAATGGTGAGTCTGAAACATCTCGCTATATCTGGATTCTGTGTGCAGGACTGATTCCTCATCAGCTTGGAAATCTTTCAGGCCTTCactatttggattttggatttaaCCCTGGCCTTTATGTGGATAGTCTTCATTGGATGTCTAGTCTCTCTTCCATGAAACACCTTCACATGTCCTTTGTTGACCTTCACGCAGCATCTGATTGGCTTCAAATAATGAGTAGGCTTCCATCTCTTTCGGAGCTACACTTGGAATTTTGTAATCTTGATAGCCTAAATCCATCTCTTGGATTTGTCAATTTCACGTCTCTTCTAGTCCTTGATCTTTCCTATAATCTTTTCAATCATGAGATTCCTAATTGGTTGATCTCTAATATCAGTGCAACCCTCTTACAGCTTGATCTGAGCAGCAATTCACTGAAAGGCGAGATACCGCATGGCATCTCGAATTTTCAAAAGTTAGAAATTCTAGCATTGGGGGAAAATCATCTAACTGGAAATATTCCTGAGTCAATTGGGCAACTTAAGCATCTAACAGTGCTTGATCTCCAAATTAATTCTTTTAGTGGTCCTATTCCTTCATCCCTTGGGAATTTATCTTTCATGTGGGAATTAATCCTCTCTGATAATCAGTTAAATGGCACTTTCCCAAAGAGTCTTGCACTACTCTCAAATTTAAAGTTCTTAGTTATTGGAAACAATTCCTTAACAGGCAGTCTAGATGAAGTGCtttttaccaaattttcaaaattaaaggatCTAGATGTGTCTCAAACATCCTTGTTCTTCAATGTCAATTCCAATTGGGTTCCTCCTTTCCA contains the following coding sequences:
- the LOC115959678 gene encoding actin-depolymerizing factor 7-like, whose protein sequence is MDVSDECKQKFLEHIAKSNCRFIIFKIENQEVVVEKLGIPDEAYVDFTASQPASECRITIFNFDFTTDQNFQKSKIFFSVHGRNKVVYASSEDRFKSQLDGIQVELQATDSSEMSLDIVKGRTL